A genomic region of Thermodesulfobacteriota bacterium contains the following coding sequences:
- the gcvH gene encoding glycine cleavage system protein GcvH, whose protein sequence is MEFPKELKYSKEHEWVREEGTAVVVGITDYAQDSLGDVVYVELPQEGSTVTKDETFGVVESVKAVSDLYSPLSGKVVEVNDAIVDSPEVINDEPYGDAWMIKLELSDASELGDLLSAEEYQTFIEEEK, encoded by the coding sequence ATGGAGTTTCCAAAGGAGCTTAAGTACAGCAAAGAGCACGAATGGGTGCGGGAGGAGGGCACGGCCGTCGTGGTGGGCATAACCGATTACGCACAGGACTCGCTCGGGGACGTGGTGTACGTGGAACTCCCGCAGGAGGGGAGCACGGTCACAAAGGACGAGACGTTCGGCGTGGTCGAGTCGGTAAAGGCCGTCTCGGACCTCTACTCGCCTCTAAGCGGCAAGGTAGTCGAAGTGAACGACGCCATAGTGGACAGCCCGGAGGTCATAAACGACGAGCCCTACGGCGACGCGTGGATGATAAAGTTGGAACTGAGTGACGCGTCCGAGCTCGGAGATCTCCTGAGCGCCGAAGAGTACCAGACGTTCATAGAGGAAGAAAAGTAG